The genomic interval CTCATCCAGGGTAAAACCTCAAAAATTTAATCCGTGAGTTTTAAATATCACCATTTACAGGGTTGCATCATGATGCGATTGGGTGGGGGTTTAGCCAGTGCTACTACAACTACCGATTGTTGGAGTTGATATGACATTTATAACCAACCAAAGCATTTCTCCCAGTTTTCATGTTTTAACTAGCACAAAGTTTGATTTCAAGCACTTTGTTGAGCGGGCCGCACTAGGGCAGGGACCCCGTCATGTCGTTTGGCAACTCAAAGAGAGACTTAATGCTCAAATTCATCAACCCGATTTTGAGGATGATAGTTCAGTTACCATCATAGATAAATGGCTGGCTAAGATCATCGGCAGACCTCAGCAGTGGACTTTGGCAAGGCAAATTTTAGCCCAGTCTGGACCGGGTGATATTATCTACTGCTGTGGTGAGGACGCGGGACTACCACTGGTTATCCAGGCTGTGCTTAAAAGAAAACGTCCATATTTAGTTATGAATGTGATGTGTCCTGAACGCTGGCGGCCTCGGTTGCTGCTCAAGGGGTTACAACTCCATCGTCTCGTTCATACCTTTACGGTTAATACGACCCTTAAGGCTAAAACGATGGAAAGTATGCTCAAGCTGCCTGAGGATAGGGTGGTGTGCTTGGCTGAGCAAACCGATCGACAGTTCTTCTACCCTGAATCCGGCACCATTCAAAAGCGTCGCCCTCTGATCGCGAGTGCTGGTCTGGAACAGCGGGACTATGTGACGTTGGCCAATGCCTTGCAGGACTTAGATCTCGATATTAAGGTCTGCGCCGTTTCGCCCAATGCCACCTCCAAAACTCGGTGCCGAATTCCAGAGCAACTGCCTCAAAATATGGAAATGCGGTACTTCGATTGGGTCGAGTTGCGCGATCTGTATCGCAGCGCAGACATAACGGTCATTAGCTTAATCGACAACACCTATTCTGCTGGGTTGACGGTTTTGATGGAAGCTATGGCCTGCTGTAGACCGATTGTGATTACCAAAACAACAGGCTTGGCCACCGAGATGGCAGATAAAGGCCTGGTTTGGGGAGTACAGCCTGATTCTCCTGATCAGATGAGAGCAACCGTGGAATACATCCTGACTCACCCCGAGGAGGCTAGCGCCAGAGCAGAGGCCGCCTACCGATACTTCCTGGAAAACCATACCAGCGAGTACCACATTGAGCAGATCGTTCAGCTCCTACAGCGAGTAGCGAGTAGCGTGACGGCAGATGCGCCTGTGAAGGTAGGGATGAAGCCGGTTTAATCGTTGTTTAAGATTCAACGACTTATAATTCAACGACATATCGCCCCTGGAAATTGATCAGGCGGTACGGAGGGTACGCAACCGGTTGATGGCGGCGGCTAGCTCTAAGCCGCGAAAATTAACCAGGTCGCCCATAGGCCATTCGGTCAAACAGTCAAGACCATGCTGCGCAATATCAACCATAACGGCTTCGATCGCCTCGCTTAGAGGGGTCGTTGCTGTGAGGTAGTATCGCTGGGCATAGACGATCGCCGCCGCGATCGCCCGCACCTGTCCAGTTTCCACCAGTTGTTCCACCGCCGACAGATCAATGGCCTCGGTGCCAATCTGGAGTTGCTCCACGTCGCGCGCCTGCAGCTTGACGCTGTGGCGGCCCTGGCTGGGGTCAATGCTGTCGGGTTGTACGGTGCGTGGGGAAATGGCCCCAAAGGACTGACCCCCCTCGCGATCGCGCTCTGTTTTAAGTTCAGCCGCAATGGTTTTGGCCCGCTCGGTGACATCCTGGGGCACAAACTCGTCGAGGGCAATCACCGTATCGGCCACGTCAAAGTAGTCACCGCTGCCGCCCATCACCAGCACCGTGGAGATGTTGTAGTCGCTGTAGAGCTGCTGCACCTTGTCTACAAAGGGGGTGATCGGCTCGCGATCTTTGGCGATTAGCGCCTGCATGCGGCGATCGCGAATCATGAAGTTGGTCGCCGAGGTGTCCTCATCCACTAGCAGCGCTGTCGCCCCGGCCTCAATCGCCTCGATAATGTTGGCGGCCTGGGAGGTGCTGCCGCTGGCGTTCGGGGTGGAAAAGGTCTGGGTCGATTTGCCCTGGGGCAGGCTGCCAATAAAGGGCGCAATATTGACGCCGGCAATGCTGCGGCCATCCTCGGCCCGCACCTTCACCGCCGCCGGGTCCGTCACCACCTGGTGCCGTCCGTCACCGGGCACGTGGTTGTATACCCCCGCCTCGATCGCTCGCAGCAGGGTCGATTTGCCGTGGTAGCCGCCCCCCACAATCAGCGTGATCCCACAGGGCACCCCCATGCCGGTGATGGCTCCGGCGTGGGGACAGGTGAGCGTCACCCGCAGCGAGTCCGGGGACTTGAAGGGGACCGCCTGATCCGCCAGGGGGCACTCATCCACACCACTGCGCCGGGGCAAAATCGCGCCGTCGGCGACGAAGGCGACCAGGTGGTGGTGGGAGAGCTGCGATCGCAGCGCTTCGGCGTCCTCGGCGGTATTGACATGGTGCTCCAGCTGGGCGGCGTCCAGCGCCCCGTAGACCAGCGTCTGCCGCACCAGGGCCGGCACCGTACCGCACAACAGGTCCGCTGCCTGCCGTCCCGCAATCCGCCGTCCAAAGGCGGGCAGGCCCACGGTAAAGCGCAGCTCTACAGCCCCTGCCGTTACCCTGGCGGCGCTGCGGTTGAGGATCGCCTGACTGGGCCGCACAATGCCCACCAACCCGCTTTTGCCCGAGCCCGAAGTCCGCTGGCTGCCCTGGGCGGCCCGATGAAACTCGCGGGTCAGATAGTCCGACAGGGCGATCGCCCGGCAGGGCAGCTCCCAAAGCCGGTTGGGAAACCCCGCTACCGCCTGGGGCACCACCACCCGCACCCGACTGGGGGCCGCAAAGGGGTCGCCCTGCACATGGTCGATGTGCAGGGTAAAGTCCTCAAAGGTGTACTTTCCCTTCAGCGACTTGTAGGCTCCATAGCCCTGGCCATCCAGGCGGTGGAGCTGATCGTAAAGAATCTCTTGGGTGGCCATAGCGCAGCGTAATTTACCCCTCAGCTACTCTACACCCACGCAGCCTCTCACCTTCACCACCGCCACTGCCAGGTCCATCGCCGCCACCATACTGCTGGGGTCGGCAATTCCCTGTCCGGCAATGTCAAAAGCAGTGCCGTGGTCGGGTGAGGTGCGCACAAAGGGCAACCCCACAGTGGTGTTCACGGCTCGGTCAAAGGCCATCAGCTTCACCGGAATCAGGCCCTGGTCGTGGTAAAGGGCCAGGTAGGCATCGTAGGCTGTCTCGGTGGCGCGCTCCTCGGTGCCAAACCAGGCCTGCCCTGGGCGCACCCACAGGGTATCGGGGGGAATGGGGCCAGCAATTTCCACCTGGGGGTAGCGCTGGCGCTGGCGCTCCAGCCAGGGGATCAGCCAGTCTACTTCTTCGCGGCCCAGCTGGCCGCCCTCGCCGCTGTGGGGGTTGAGTCCGGCCACGGCAATGCGAGGCTGACTCAAGCCAAAGTCCTGCTTCAGGCTGTGAATCAGCAGATCGAGCTTTTGGGTGAGTAACTCTGGCGACAGGGCGGCGGGTACCTGGCGCAGGGGAATATGGGTGGTGGCCAGCAGGGCGCGCAGCCACCAGCCGGTGTGGGGCGACCGGGCCACAAAGGCCATCCCAAAGCGATCGCACCCGGCCCCCTCCGCCAGCAGCTCGGTCTGTCCAGGGTAGTGGTGCCCAGCGGCCTTCCAGGCCGACTTGGCAATTGGTCCGGTGACGATCGCATCGTACTGGCCCGCAACGGCTCCCGCGATCGCCATCTTGAGATAGGCAAAGCTGGCGGCCCCGGTGGCGGCGGCGGCCTGGCCAAAGGTCACTCGCTCCAGGGGCAGGGGCGGCGGCATGTCAACCAGGGGCAGGGCGTCCAGGTCGGGGATGGGGCCACCGTAGGTGGATTGCTGGAGGGCCTGGTGGGTCTGTTCGAGCAGCGATCGCGTGCCCAGTAGGGCAATGTCTGCGATCGCGGCCCAATCCTTTGCCCCCAGCGCCTTTAGCACCACCTCTGGCCCAATCCCCGCCGGGTCGCCCA from Leptolyngbya sp. KIOST-1 carries:
- a CDS encoding glycosyltransferase, translating into MTFITNQSISPSFHVLTSTKFDFKHFVERAALGQGPRHVVWQLKERLNAQIHQPDFEDDSSVTIIDKWLAKIIGRPQQWTLARQILAQSGPGDIIYCCGEDAGLPLVIQAVLKRKRPYLVMNVMCPERWRPRLLLKGLQLHRLVHTFTVNTTLKAKTMESMLKLPEDRVVCLAEQTDRQFFYPESGTIQKRRPLIASAGLEQRDYVTLANALQDLDLDIKVCAVSPNATSKTRCRIPEQLPQNMEMRYFDWVELRDLYRSADITVISLIDNTYSAGLTVLMEAMACCRPIVITKTTGLATEMADKGLVWGVQPDSPDQMRATVEYILTHPEEASARAEAAYRYFLENHTSEYHIEQIVQLLQRVASSVTADAPVKVGMKPV
- a CDS encoding ABC-ATPase domain-containing protein produces the protein MATQEILYDQLHRLDGQGYGAYKSLKGKYTFEDFTLHIDHVQGDPFAAPSRVRVVVPQAVAGFPNRLWELPCRAIALSDYLTREFHRAAQGSQRTSGSGKSGLVGIVRPSQAILNRSAARVTAGAVELRFTVGLPAFGRRIAGRQAADLLCGTVPALVRQTLVYGALDAAQLEHHVNTAEDAEALRSQLSHHHLVAFVADGAILPRRSGVDECPLADQAVPFKSPDSLRVTLTCPHAGAITGMGVPCGITLIVGGGYHGKSTLLRAIEAGVYNHVPGDGRHQVVTDPAAVKVRAEDGRSIAGVNIAPFIGSLPQGKSTQTFSTPNASGSTSQAANIIEAIEAGATALLVDEDTSATNFMIRDRRMQALIAKDREPITPFVDKVQQLYSDYNISTVLVMGGSGDYFDVADTVIALDEFVPQDVTERAKTIAAELKTERDREGGQSFGAISPRTVQPDSIDPSQGRHSVKLQARDVEQLQIGTEAIDLSAVEQLVETGQVRAIAAAIVYAQRYYLTATTPLSEAIEAVMVDIAQHGLDCLTEWPMGDLVNFRGLELAAAINRLRTLRTA
- the pdxA gene encoding 4-hydroxythreonine-4-phosphate dehydrogenase PdxA gives rise to the protein MTTPATSMLNQLPLRPRLAITLGDPAGIGPEVVLKALGAKDWAAIADIALLGTRSLLEQTHQALQQSTYGGPIPDLDALPLVDMPPPLPLERVTFGQAAAATGAASFAYLKMAIAGAVAGQYDAIVTGPIAKSAWKAAGHHYPGQTELLAEGAGCDRFGMAFVARSPHTGWWLRALLATTHIPLRQVPAALSPELLTQKLDLLIHSLKQDFGLSQPRIAVAGLNPHSGEGGQLGREEVDWLIPWLERQRQRYPQVEIAGPIPPDTLWVRPGQAWFGTEERATETAYDAYLALYHDQGLIPVKLMAFDRAVNTTVGLPFVRTSPDHGTAFDIAGQGIADPSSMVAAMDLAVAVVKVRGCVGVE